A DNA window from Zingiber officinale cultivar Zhangliang chromosome 3A, Zo_v1.1, whole genome shotgun sequence contains the following coding sequences:
- the LOC122052209 gene encoding auxin-responsive protein IAA16-like encodes MAEEKKPLDWNTAEEKKLDLRLGLPGEGEDWSPSPEKGKKFLPLEASLSLGHVSKVPRSNNFTASPATKREAFQQPKQLEFMQLQKAKEKACDGLLQNSSHARIAATPVVGWPPIRSFRKNLAGAPQLSTESPNESSKAAKKPENERKSLFVKINMDGIPIGRKVDLKAYDSYDKLSLAVDELFQGLMAAQMDPLALGTPKISQEKQVITGLLDGTGEFTLAYEDNEGDRMLVGDVPWEMFVFTAKRLRVLKSSNLSTSSLGAVSRKRSNGS; translated from the exons atggcagaggagaagaagccGCTCGACTGGAACACCGCGGAGGAGAAGAAGCTCGATCTGAGGCTTGGCCTCCCTGGAGAAGGAGAGGACTGGTCGCCGTCGCCGGAGAAGGGAAAAAAGTTCCTCCCTCTTGAGGCCTCCCTTTCCCTCGGGCACGTCTCCAAGGTGCCAAGAAGCAACAATTTCACTGCTTCCCCTGCAACCAAAAGAGAAG CTTTTCAGCAGCCGAAGCAGCTTGAGTTCATGCAGTTGCAGAAAGCAAAGGAGAAGGCGTGTGATGGCTTATTACAGAACAGTTCGCATGCAAG AATTGCAGCCACACCTGTTGTCGGCTGGCCTCCGATCCGTTCTTTCAGAAAGAATCTTGCTGGAGCTCCTCAACTCTCCACCGAATCTCCCAACGAGAGCTCTAAGGCTGCAAAAAAGCCTGAGAATGAGAGGAAGAGCCTCTTCGTGAAAATTAACATGGATGGCATTCCGATTGGAAGAAAAGTAGACCTCAAGGCCTACGATAGCTACGATAAACTATCGTTAGCTGTTGATGAGCTCTTCCAAGGCCTCATGGCAG CACAAATGGATCCACTTGCTCTTGGTACACCAAAGATCTCCCAAGAAAAACAAGTGATTACTGGCTTATTAGACGGTACAGGTGAATTCACTCTGGCTTACGAAGACAATGAAGGGGATCGGATGTTGGTTGGTGATGTCCCTTGGGA AATGTTTGTTTTCACTGCCAAGAGATTGCGCGTTTTAAAGAGCTCCAATCTCTCTACATCATCT CTGGGTGCAGTCAGCAGGAAAAGATCAAATGGATCTTGA
- the LOC122052208 gene encoding 40S ribosomal protein S24-1-like: MADSKAVTIRTRKFMTNRLLSRKQFVIDVLHPGRANVSKAELKEKLGHLYEVKDSNTIFVFKFRTHFGGGKSTGFGLIYDTVENAKKYEPKYRLIRNGLATKVEKSRKQMKERKNRTKKIRGVKKTKAGDAAKAGKKK, from the exons ATGGCGGATTCGAAGGCGGTCACAATCAGGACAAGGAAGTTCATGACCAATCGACTCCTCTCCAGGAAGCAATTC GTCATCGATGTGCTTCACCCAGGAAGAGCCAATGTCTCAAAG GCAGAATTGAAGGAGAAGCTGGGGCACCTGTATGAAGTTAAAGATTCGAACACCATTTTCGTGTTCAAGTTCAGGACGCACTTCGGAGGAGGGAAGTCAACTGGTTTTGGTTTGATCTATGATACAGTTGAAAATGCAAAGAAGTATGAGCCCAAATACAGGCTCATCCGG AATGGGCTTGCCACAAAAGTGGAGAAATCAAGGAAGCAGATGAAGGAAAGGAAGAACAGGACAAAGAAAATTCGCGGTGTCAAGAAG ACAAAGGCTGGTGATGCTGCCAAGGCTGGAAAGAAGAAGTGA
- the LOC122053930 gene encoding uncharacterized protein LOC122053930, whose translation MDASLARRVWDVICAACGMIRKGFCKHRVLMEVHLLLMRGKLAGKAITKLLLEHHRRPDSGIFPVDPLSLSFHRRDDVEFSCSSTPSPVSFFHSKLLPGRRRGDRTAAASAEALALEFETLVSAAESPATLFWQSPVAGRLRITDTPFPAREDGEADCGRVDLQAEAFIKGFYEQLRMQQSLPATPECRDRGAARGRRI comes from the coding sequence ATGGACGCCTCGCTGGCGAGGCGGGTGTGGGACGTGATCTGCGCCGCCTGCGGCATGATCAGGAAAGGCTTCTGCAAGCACAGGGTGTTAATGGAGGTCCACCTCCTCCTCATGCGCGGGAAGCTGGCCGGAAAAGCCATCACAAAGTTATTGCTCGAACACCACCGCCGCCCTGACTCGGGAATATTTCCGGTGGATCCACTGAGTTTATCCTTCCACCGCCGCGACGACGTGGAGTTCAGCTGCAGCAGCACCCCCTCCCCTGTTTCTTTCTTCCACTCCAAGCTTCTCCCCGGAAGGCGGAGAGGAGACCGGACCGCCGCTGCTTCGGCGGAGGCGTTGGCCTTGGAGTTCGAGACGCTGGTGAGCGCGGCGGAGTCGCCGGCGACTCTGTTCTGGCAGAGCCCGGTGGCGGGGAGGTTGAGGATAACGGACACGCCGTTTCCGGCGAGGGAGGATGGGGAGGCGGACTGTGGACGGGTGGACCTTCAGGCGGAGGCCTTCATCAAGGGGTTCTATGAGCAGCTGCGCATGCAGCAGAGCTTGCCTGCGACGCCGGAGTGCCGCGACAGGGGAGCCGCCCGAGGCAGAaggatttag